A DNA window from Microcystis aeruginosa NIES-843 contains the following coding sequences:
- a CDS encoding ribonuclease catalytic domain-containing protein: protein MEKGTLVEFRVQGERRLGVIDRPEGKKDWIVIDQGGNPHKLRPQRFDYIIKAGPSNYKEIANFLREVQPYLDPSGLEVAWELLAGENQLVTPETMAEILFSDRGPQFCYAAYCLLSDDKVYFKNKGDGYEARSENQVEEIKHQLEVEQQRQREKGQFLQRLQQALAGETVEWSESDRIRLESLEKFILQPEQKYPAAMDILSLLGRSQTPEAAFELLVDLKWWSSHENLFLRRSSYPVQFSKKVLDVARLNLLNPPADADVNNRLDLTHQKIYTIDDESTEEIDDGLSVEMLADGGHRLWIHIADPSRLVLPDDELDLEARRRSTSLYLPTGMVPMFPLELAAGPMSLVQGKLCPALSFGVILDETGAIADYRIHPSTIKPTYRLTYEDVDEMLHLDLQHEPEVRILNRWAKQRHAWRKSQGSINIQMPESSIKVKDNDEIIVELQEVSPSRQLVAEMMILAGEIAGRYCQEHEIPVPFRGQPQPELPPDEELILLPAGPVRSCALRRCMPRSEMTTIPNRHASLGLNTYSQVTSPIRRYTDLLTHFQLKAHLRGDQLPFTRDRMQEILYSVASSAQEATSVERQTNRYWSLEFLRRQGDQVWQALVLRWLREEENLGLILLEELGLELPHRFERSVSLGDRFQVQVSRSDPHRDEIRFRELSGFVSSQAS, encoded by the coding sequence GTGGAAAAGGGAACGCTGGTAGAATTTCGAGTCCAAGGAGAAAGGCGCTTAGGGGTGATCGATCGCCCAGAAGGTAAAAAAGATTGGATCGTCATCGATCAAGGGGGAAACCCGCATAAACTGCGTCCCCAACGCTTCGATTACATTATCAAAGCAGGTCCATCCAACTATAAAGAGATCGCCAATTTTCTGCGGGAAGTCCAACCCTATCTAGATCCTAGTGGTTTAGAAGTGGCCTGGGAATTATTAGCCGGGGAAAATCAGTTAGTCACTCCCGAAACCATGGCCGAGATTCTCTTTTCCGATCGCGGTCCGCAGTTTTGTTATGCGGCCTATTGTCTCTTGAGTGATGATAAAGTTTATTTTAAAAATAAAGGGGATGGTTACGAGGCCCGATCGGAAAATCAGGTAGAGGAAATCAAACACCAGCTAGAGGTGGAACAACAGCGTCAACGGGAAAAAGGCCAATTTCTCCAACGTCTCCAACAGGCCCTGGCCGGTGAAACGGTAGAATGGTCAGAAAGCGATCGAATTCGTCTGGAATCTCTAGAAAAATTTATCCTCCAACCCGAACAAAAATATCCAGCAGCCATGGACATACTCTCGCTGCTGGGCCGTTCCCAAACCCCCGAGGCTGCTTTTGAATTGTTAGTCGATTTGAAATGGTGGAGTAGTCACGAAAACCTTTTCCTGCGACGCAGTTCCTACCCCGTTCAATTCTCGAAAAAGGTACTTGATGTGGCGCGTCTTAATTTACTCAATCCCCCTGCGGATGCGGATGTCAACAATCGTCTCGATTTAACCCACCAAAAAATTTATACCATCGACGATGAAAGTACCGAGGAAATCGATGACGGATTATCGGTGGAAATGCTCGCGGATGGTGGTCATCGTCTCTGGATCCATATTGCCGATCCTAGCCGTTTAGTGCTTCCCGATGATGAATTAGACCTAGAAGCACGTCGTCGCAGTACCAGTCTTTATCTTCCCACGGGAATGGTTCCCATGTTTCCCCTAGAATTGGCCGCCGGTCCGATGAGTTTGGTACAGGGTAAACTTTGTCCCGCATTGAGTTTTGGGGTAATCCTCGATGAAACAGGGGCGATCGCAGATTATCGGATTCATCCTAGTACAATTAAACCTACCTATCGCCTCACCTACGAAGATGTGGACGAAATGTTACATCTGGATCTGCAGCATGAACCGGAAGTAAGGATTCTCAACCGTTGGGCAAAACAACGCCACGCATGGCGCAAATCTCAGGGATCGATTAACATCCAAATGCCAGAATCATCCATTAAGGTGAAGGATAACGACGAAATTATCGTAGAATTGCAGGAAGTTTCTCCATCTCGGCAATTAGTGGCGGAAATGATGATTTTAGCCGGAGAAATCGCCGGTCGCTACTGTCAGGAACACGAGATACCCGTGCCTTTCCGCGGACAACCACAACCGGAATTACCCCCCGATGAGGAGTTAATTTTACTACCCGCGGGCCCGGTGCGTTCCTGTGCCTTGCGTCGCTGTATGCCGCGCAGTGAGATGACGACGATTCCTAACCGTCATGCTAGTCTGGGATTGAATACCTATTCCCAAGTAACTTCGCCAATTCGCCGTTATACTGACCTTTTGACCCATTTTCAACTAAAAGCCCATCTCCGGGGCGATCAACTGCCTTTTACCCGGGATAGAATGCAGGAAATTCTCTATAGTGTCGCTAGTTCGGCCCAAGAAGCCACCTCGGTGGAACGACAAACTAATCGTTATTGGAGTTTGGAATTTTTGCGACGACAGGGAGATCAAGTCTGGCAAGCTTTGGTGTTGCGCTGGCTGCGGGAAGAGGAAAATTTAGGCTTGATTTTATTGGAGGAATTGGGGTTAGAATTACCCCATCGTTTTGAGCGCTCGGTATCTTTAGGCGATCGCTTTCAAGTGCAAGTTAGTCGCTCTGATCCCCACCGCGATGAGATCCGTTTTCGCGAGTTATCGGGTTTTGTCTCCTCCCAAGCAAGTTAA
- a CDS encoding ISL3-like element ISMae36 family transposase, with the protein MILDKFLNLKGTCIQGYLHLENIGIVCRIESKNQKATCPRCGLESDKLHQNHRHLVKDLPISGQPVYLQINRRQFKCDNCQRPFSEELDFVAKKRTYTKRLAANILEQLKEGDILNVSRINDVTEEEIQRMIEDIAEEITEPDLSELKRLGIDEIALVKGQKNYCAVLVNLDTGKLIAILEKRTQEELRETLTGWGKEVLEQIEEVSIDLWLPYKNLVKELMPSAEVVADRFHVMKQINQELDEQRRAEKRAVEAQKNKKQKAEKEAKLEVLKRSKYSLLKNEEDLTEPQKIKLEAIKEKFPNLKKMQELKEEFRKIYETSENPTEGMLSISEWLAKSSSVFTKSCQTIRNWFGEIISYFERRTTNGVVEGINNKLKLIKRRGYGLRNFRNFWVRSMLSWHLVC; encoded by the coding sequence ATGATACTTGACAAATTTTTGAACCTAAAAGGAACCTGTATTCAAGGCTATCTACACCTAGAAAATATCGGTATAGTTTGCCGAATCGAATCGAAAAATCAAAAAGCAACCTGTCCTCGTTGTGGGTTAGAGAGCGATAAACTCCACCAAAATCATCGACATTTAGTCAAAGATTTACCAATCTCAGGTCAACCAGTATACCTACAAATTAATCGTCGTCAATTTAAGTGCGATAATTGTCAGAGACCCTTTAGCGAAGAGTTAGATTTTGTCGCCAAGAAACGAACCTATACGAAAAGACTAGCCGCAAATATACTCGAACAATTAAAAGAAGGAGATATTTTAAATGTTAGTCGAATAAATGACGTAACGGAAGAAGAGATTCAAAGAATGATAGAGGACATCGCCGAAGAAATTACAGAGCCAGACCTATCGGAATTAAAAAGACTAGGAATTGATGAAATCGCTCTAGTCAAAGGACAAAAAAATTACTGTGCGGTTTTAGTAAATTTAGATACGGGAAAACTAATAGCTATTCTAGAGAAGCGAACACAAGAAGAGTTGAGAGAAACGCTTACGGGCTGGGGAAAAGAGGTGTTAGAGCAAATTGAAGAAGTGAGCATAGACCTTTGGTTGCCTTATAAAAATTTGGTGAAAGAATTGATGCCATCGGCCGAAGTAGTCGCCGATAGATTCCATGTAATGAAACAAATTAATCAAGAGTTAGACGAACAGAGAAGAGCAGAAAAAAGAGCCGTAGAAGCGCAGAAAAATAAAAAACAGAAAGCGGAAAAAGAAGCGAAGCTAGAAGTTTTAAAGCGAAGTAAATATAGCCTGTTAAAAAATGAAGAAGATTTAACGGAACCCCAAAAAATTAAACTAGAAGCTATCAAAGAAAAATTCCCAAATTTGAAAAAGATGCAGGAATTAAAGGAAGAATTTAGAAAGATTTATGAAACCTCAGAGAATCCGACAGAGGGAATGCTATCCATCTCGGAATGGTTGGCAAAATCCTCCAGTGTTTTTACCAAGAGTTGTCAAACAATCCGAAACTGGTTTGGAGAAATAATTAGTTATTTCGAGCGAAGGACAACGAATGGGGTGGTCGAGGGAATCAACAATAAACTTAAACTAATAAAACGGAGAGGCTATGGCTTGAGAAACTTTCGGAATTTTTGGGTTAGAAGTATGTTATCTTGGCATCTTGTATGTTGA
- a CDS encoding type II toxin-antitoxin system RelE family toxin — translation MWRYIILKPAERYLKRLQPRSQERILNELDQLLVSPTQTDFKKLKGREGYRLRVGNYRVLMQVNREERLFIITEIGSRGDIYK, via the coding sequence ATGTGGCGTTACATCATCTTAAAACCAGCCGAGCGTTACCTAAAACGGTTACAGCCTCGTAGCCAAGAGCGTATCTTAAATGAACTGGATCAATTGCTGGTTAGTCCTACTCAGACAGATTTCAAAAAACTTAAAGGACGTGAGGGTTATCGTCTGCGAGTTGGTAATTATCGGGTATTAATGCAAGTCAATCGAGAAGAACGGCTTTTCATTATCACTGAGATCGGTTCTCGTGGTGATATTTATAAATAA
- a CDS encoding UPF0175 family protein, translated as MSTISLEIPEEILISLKETPENLSRELKILAAVKLFELDKLSSGRAAQLAGMSRVEFLTILGRYQVSPFSLTTEQLEQDIVNA; from the coding sequence ATGAGCACTATTTCCCTTGAAATTCCTGAAGAAATCTTAATTAGTCTCAAAGAAACTCCTGAAAATCTATCAAGAGAATTAAAAATATTGGCAGCCGTTAAACTTTTTGAACTTGACAAACTATCTTCAGGACGTGCAGCCCAATTAGCCGGAATGTCACGAGTAGAATTTTTAACTATTTTGGGGCGTTATCAAGTCTCCCCTTTTTCTTTAACGACTGAACAATTGGAACAAGATATTGTCAATGCCTAA
- a CDS encoding DUF3368 domain-containing protein, whose amino-acid sequence MPNPQVIVNTSPLLYLHQVGYLELLQRLYSQILTPPAVIEELAIGKNQGIDVPNIQAIEWISITLVKSVSLIPAIIDLGQGEAEVLALGLENPDSLLIFDDQLARRIADLYRLKYSGTLGVLVKAKQQGYLSSVAPVIAKLRHQGMWLTDKVVNDVLRLAGE is encoded by the coding sequence ATGCCTAATCCTCAAGTCATTGTCAACACCTCTCCTCTACTGTACTTACATCAAGTGGGCTATTTGGAATTGCTCCAACGCTTGTATTCTCAAATCTTGACTCCTCCAGCAGTAATCGAAGAATTAGCAATCGGTAAAAATCAAGGAATTGATGTTCCCAATATTCAGGCGATTGAATGGATTTCAATTACTCTGGTTAAATCAGTCAGTCTAATTCCAGCTATTATTGATTTAGGGCAAGGAGAAGCAGAGGTATTAGCTTTGGGATTAGAAAATCCAGATAGTTTACTGATTTTTGATGATCAGTTAGCCCGACGTATTGCCGATTTATATCGCTTGAAATATTCAGGAACGCTTGGTGTTTTAGTTAAAGCGAAGCAGCAGGGCTATCTATCTTCTGTTGCTCCCGTTATTGCTAAGTTACGCCATCAAGGAATGTGGCTAACTGATAAAGTTGTCAATGATGTTCTTCGATTAGCTGGAGAGTAA
- a CDS encoding AI-2E family transporter, with product MVEVKVVPPKRNWVQTWWQSLNSLSRLLVIALAAPLVVLNVWALSAIFGYFESLFVILLIAAVLSFLLGYPVTWLERQGLKRGLAAIVVSLITILIFVAVGITLVPLVFTQAQQFVNRLPEWLDSGQRQLMQLDTKIDTMNLPIPISFDGLIAQFNSRLGAELQILAGRSVNLALNLTVFTVVRVLDVLLTIILTFYLLLHSPDIWRSIIQWLPKPVQQPFSLTLRLSFQNYFVGQVICATCMALGLVTAFLSIKVPFGLLFGLLIGTMALIPFGGTVGIVTVTALLALRDIGLALQVLAVAVVVQQIVENGIAPRILGSVTGLNPFWVLVSVLTGARVGGLLGVIVAVPMAVMIKEALEVIRQVTPEETKHGIIKPSLPLESESSSEVVSR from the coding sequence ATGGTGGAAGTTAAAGTCGTCCCCCCGAAACGCAATTGGGTTCAGACGTGGTGGCAATCCCTGAATTCCTTATCCCGCTTACTGGTGATTGCTCTAGCTGCACCACTTGTCGTCCTGAATGTCTGGGCATTATCGGCAATTTTTGGCTATTTTGAATCTTTATTTGTTATTTTACTGATAGCGGCCGTTCTATCTTTTCTCTTGGGTTATCCGGTGACTTGGTTGGAACGTCAGGGATTAAAACGGGGTTTAGCTGCGATCGTGGTTTCCCTGATCACGATTTTAATTTTTGTGGCCGTGGGCATAACCCTAGTTCCCTTAGTCTTCACCCAAGCACAGCAATTTGTCAACAGATTGCCAGAATGGTTAGACTCGGGACAGCGCCAACTGATGCAACTAGATACCAAAATCGACACGATGAATCTACCGATTCCGATCAGTTTCGATGGTCTGATCGCTCAGTTTAACAGTCGTTTAGGGGCAGAATTGCAAATTTTAGCGGGAAGAAGCGTTAATTTAGCCCTTAATCTCACCGTTTTTACTGTGGTGCGGGTGCTTGATGTGCTGCTAACCATTATCCTCACCTTTTATCTGCTTCTCCACAGTCCCGATATCTGGAGGAGTATTATCCAATGGTTGCCCAAACCCGTCCAACAACCCTTTTCCCTAACCCTACGCTTAAGTTTTCAGAATTACTTTGTCGGACAGGTGATTTGTGCCACCTGCATGGCCCTGGGATTAGTCACGGCATTTTTATCGATTAAAGTCCCTTTTGGTCTCCTATTCGGTCTGTTGATTGGCACCATGGCTTTAATCCCTTTTGGGGGAACTGTAGGCATTGTCACGGTGACAGCTTTACTAGCTTTGCGCGATATTGGTTTAGCTCTACAAGTTTTAGCCGTGGCTGTAGTGGTGCAGCAAATTGTCGAAAATGGCATTGCTCCCCGGATTTTGGGCAGTGTCACCGGGTTAAATCCCTTTTGGGTGTTGGTCTCGGTCTTGACGGGGGCGCGAGTGGGCGGTTTACTGGGGGTGATTGTCGCGGTTCCCATGGCAGTAATGATCAAGGAAGCTTTGGAGGTGATCCGTCAAGTGACACCAGAGGAGACAAAACACGGGATAATTAAACCCTCTCTCCCCCTAGAATCAGAATCCTCTAGCGAGGTGGTTTCTCGCTGA